One part of the Lotus japonicus ecotype B-129 chromosome 2, LjGifu_v1.2 genome encodes these proteins:
- the LOC130735296 gene encoding alpha-galactosidase-like, with protein sequence MSPALMTMQFSFSGRLPILVLAFCFLMLMNASGFIASRVLVNKTREISISTDQVRTYFIQNGLGQTPPMGWNSWNRFGCDINESLIRDTADAMVSTGLAALGYKYINLDDCWAELNRDHQGNMVPKTSTFPSGIRALAHYVHSKGLKLGIYSDAGNQTCSKRMPGSLGHEEQDAKTFASWGIDYLKYDNCENNGISVKERYPPMSQALLNTGRPIFFSMCEWGWEDPAIWGKILGNSWRTTGDVEDNWESMTSIADSNDRWASYAQPGGWNDPDMLEVGNGGMTTEEYRAHFSIWALAKAPLLVGCDIRAMDNTTRELITNPEVIAVNQDKLGVQGKKVKTNNDLEVWAGPLKGNKVAVILWNRSSSNATVTVSWSDIGLKPGTLVDARDLWEHSTQSSVSEEISAELDSHACKMYVLTPKSGKNKH encoded by the exons ATGTCCCCAGCTCTTATGACAATGCAATTTTCATTCTCAGGTAGGTTACCAATATTGGTGCTTGCATTTTGCTTCCTCATGCTTATGAATGCAAGTGGTTTTATCGCTTCTCGCGTATTGGTGAACAAAACTAGAGAGATCTCCATATCCACCGACCAAGTTAGAACATACTTCATTCAAAATGGACTAGGCCAGACACCTCCTATGGG GTGGAATAGCTGGAATCGCTTCGGCTGTGATATCAATGAAAGTTTAATTCGAGATACAG ctGATGCGATGGTGTCAACGGGCCTTGCAGCCTTGGGCtacaaatatattaatttag ATGACTGTTGGGCCGAACTTAATCGAGACCATCAG GGAAATATGGTTCCTAAGACTTCAACATTTCCTTCTGGAATTAGGGCTCTAGCTCATTATGTTCACAGTAAAGGTCTAAAGTTGGGGATCTATTCGGATGCTGG AAATCAAACATGCAGTAAACGTATGCCGGGATCGCTAGGACATGAAGAACAAGATGCAAAAACATTTGCTTCCTGG GGAATTGACTACTTGAAGTATGATAATTGTGAAAATAATGGTATAAGCGTCAAAGAAAG GTATCCACCAATGAGCCAAGCTTTACTCAATACTGGAAGGCCAATCTTTTTCTCTATGTGCGAATG GGGATGGGAAGACCCAGCAATTTGGGGCAAAATATTGGGAAATAGTTGGAGAACAACAGGAGATGTTGAGGATAATTGGGAAAG TATGACTTCCATAGCAGATTCAAATGATCGATGGGCATCTTATGCTCAACCTGGAGGATGGAACG ATCCAGACATGCTCGAAGTTGGAAATGGAGGCATGACCACAGAAGAATACCGTGCTCATTTCAGCATATGGGCATTAGCTAAG GCTCCTTTATTGGTTGGTTGTGACATTCGTGCTATGGATAACACTACTCGTGAACTAATAACCAACCCGGAAGTTATTGCAGTAAACCAAG ACAAACTAGGAGTTCAAGGAAAGAAAGTCAAAACTAATAACGATTTGGAG GTGTGGGCAGGTCCTCTTAAAGGTAACAAGGTAGCAGTGATCTTATGGAATAGAAGCTCATCAAATGCAACAGTGACTGTATCCTGGTCTGACATTGGCTTGAAACCAGGAACTCTAGTTGATGCTAGAGACTTATGGGAG CACTCAACACAATCATCGGTTTCGGAAGAAATCTCTGCTGAGCTAGATTCACACGCTTGTAAGATGTATGTGCTGACTCCCAAAAGCGGAAAAAATAAACACTAG